A section of the Nitrososphaerota archaeon genome encodes:
- the cobO gene encoding cob(I)yrinic acid a,c-diamide adenosyltransferase, which translates to MSRGSAASSSSTSPARGLVIVYTGGGKGKTTAALGLAIRAIGHDWHVCMIQFIKGTRHSGEIETVKRLAPNFELIVAGEGFVGVPGGKKPLAVHKAAAKRALEISREKLLSGKYQVVILDEINYALSLKLLELNDVLDLILIRPPQVTLVLTGNNADPKVIEAADLVTEMKSIKHPFETGVPAIRGVDY; encoded by the coding sequence TTGTCTAGGGGTTCCGCTGCCTCCTCTTCTTCTACTTCTCCTGCTCGGGGGCTGGTTATTGTTTACACCGGTGGTGGAAAGGGCAAAACCACTGCTGCTCTAGGTTTAGCTATCCGGGCTATCGGACATGATTGGCATGTGTGCATGATTCAGTTCATCAAGGGCACACGGCACTCTGGAGAGATTGAAACAGTCAAGCGGCTGGCGCCTAACTTTGAGTTGATTGTGGCTGGGGAAGGCTTTGTGGGTGTCCCCGGCGGTAAGAAACCTCTTGCGGTGCATAAAGCTGCGGCTAAGCGGGCGTTGGAGATAAGTCGAGAAAAGCTTCTCTCAGGCAAATATCAGGTTGTGATACTGGATGAGATTAATTATGCTCTCTCCCTGAAACTCCTTGAGCTTAACGACGTGCTGGATCTTATCCTTATCCGGCCTCCGCAGGTGACGCTGGTACTAACTGGAAACAATGCTGATCCGAAGGTGATTGAGGCTGCTGATTTGGTGACCGAGATGAAGTCAATTAAACACCCATTTGAGACAGGTGTGCCTGCTATCCGAGGCGTAGACTACTAA
- a CDS encoding heavy metal translocating P-type ATPase, with the protein MAKDPVCGMFVVESEQALKAEVRGTTYYFCSKSCLETFTRPEKEMHDLKIYTALSFILGVPALIFSWVMLPLGAIPQNLLLFFLATPVQFIAGFRFYQGMYHAIKARSANMDTLIAIGTSAAWGYSALVTFLPSFFVTQEVYYDTAALIIAFISLGKLLEHYVKGRASDAVRKLLGLQPKMATVIRGGEEVEIPVEEVNVGDTVVVKPGAKIPVDGVVVEGHSTIDESMITGESIPVEKTVGAQVIGATINKTGSLTFTASKVGADTTLAQIVKLVEEAQATRAPIERIADKVSSFFVPLVVLVALGSFLGWLFIAGAPFTHAFTAFIAVLIIACPCALGLATPAAIVVGTGKGAENGILLKGGEQLEKAYQVDTIVFDKTGTLTKGEPSVTDLVSLNNVSDDEIIRLAASAEKSSEHPLAEAVIRYGKARGVKIGKPAEFEAVSGQGVKVILEKRQVLLGNRRMMSEANINLQPFEEEISSLEGEGKTVMIEAVDGHPIGLIAVADTVKASSKEAIEELKKMGIEVVMLTGDNEKTAMAIAQQVGVSRVIANVLPADKANVIKGLQEEGKVVAMVGDGINDAPALAQADAGIAIGSGTDVAVETGGIVLIKDDLRDVATAIKLSQSTMSKIKQNLFWAFIYNVGLIPVAATGFMNPILAAVAMALSSVTVVTNSLTLRRFNPKRWKGHLSHKTRRIKEVNEERMAVDPVCKMTVKESPKAIQSNYKGKTYYFCNPGCKAEFDKNPGKYA; encoded by the coding sequence TTGGCTAAGGATCCTGTCTGTGGAATGTTCGTCGTAGAGTCAGAGCAGGCGCTGAAGGCTGAAGTGAGAGGAACCACCTACTACTTCTGCAGCAAATCCTGTCTTGAGACCTTTACACGACCAGAAAAGGAAATGCATGACCTGAAGATATACACCGCTTTAAGCTTCATACTCGGCGTCCCCGCCTTAATCTTCTCATGGGTGATGCTTCCTCTAGGAGCTATTCCGCAGAACCTTCTGCTCTTCTTCCTAGCTACGCCTGTCCAGTTCATCGCAGGCTTCAGGTTCTACCAAGGAATGTACCACGCAATTAAAGCTAGATCCGCCAACATGGATACTCTCATCGCTATAGGCACCTCGGCGGCTTGGGGTTACAGCGCCCTCGTCACTTTCCTCCCAAGCTTCTTCGTCACCCAAGAGGTCTATTATGACACAGCGGCTCTTATCATCGCCTTCATCTCGCTTGGGAAGCTGCTAGAACATTATGTGAAGGGCCGCGCCTCCGATGCTGTCCGGAAGCTCCTCGGGCTTCAGCCGAAAATGGCTACGGTCATCCGTGGCGGTGAGGAGGTTGAGATTCCTGTGGAAGAGGTCAATGTCGGGGATACTGTGGTTGTTAAGCCCGGCGCAAAGATTCCAGTTGACGGAGTCGTGGTCGAGGGGCATTCAACTATCGACGAATCGATGATTACCGGTGAGAGCATTCCTGTTGAGAAGACTGTTGGAGCCCAAGTTATTGGGGCTACGATTAACAAGACAGGGTCGCTTACCTTCACCGCTTCGAAGGTCGGTGCGGATACGACACTGGCTCAGATCGTGAAGCTTGTCGAGGAGGCTCAGGCTACTCGTGCGCCGATTGAGCGTATTGCAGATAAGGTTTCCTCATTCTTCGTTCCGCTAGTTGTGCTGGTAGCTCTCGGATCCTTCCTAGGGTGGCTTTTTATCGCGGGCGCACCCTTTACTCACGCCTTTACTGCTTTTATTGCAGTTCTGATAATTGCCTGTCCCTGTGCACTCGGGTTAGCTACTCCGGCTGCAATCGTAGTCGGTACAGGCAAAGGTGCTGAAAACGGTATTCTGCTGAAGGGCGGTGAGCAGCTTGAGAAGGCCTATCAGGTTGACACTATTGTTTTCGACAAAACTGGTACCCTCACAAAAGGTGAACCCTCGGTTACAGATCTGGTTTCACTCAACAATGTGAGCGATGATGAGATTATTCGTCTAGCCGCTAGTGCTGAGAAGAGTTCTGAGCATCCCTTAGCTGAAGCGGTTATTCGCTACGGTAAGGCGCGAGGCGTCAAGATAGGTAAGCCCGCTGAGTTTGAGGCTGTTTCAGGACAAGGCGTCAAAGTGATCTTGGAGAAACGTCAGGTACTTCTAGGAAACCGCAGAATGATGTCTGAAGCAAATATCAATCTGCAGCCGTTTGAAGAAGAAATCTCCTCCTTAGAAGGTGAAGGTAAGACCGTTATGATTGAGGCGGTTGATGGTCATCCGATCGGGCTGATCGCCGTGGCTGATACTGTGAAGGCGTCGTCCAAAGAGGCTATTGAAGAGTTGAAGAAGATGGGCATCGAGGTGGTCATGCTGACCGGAGATAACGAGAAGACCGCGATGGCTATTGCGCAGCAGGTTGGTGTCAGCAGAGTGATCGCTAACGTTCTTCCAGCTGATAAAGCCAACGTCATTAAGGGTCTTCAGGAGGAAGGCAAAGTCGTTGCGATGGTGGGAGACGGGATCAATGATGCTCCTGCTCTCGCACAGGCTGATGCAGGCATTGCAATTGGGAGCGGAACAGATGTTGCTGTCGAGACCGGAGGCATCGTCTTAATCAAAGACGATCTAAGGGATGTGGCTACAGCTATTAAGCTGAGTCAGTCGACGATGAGCAAGATAAAGCAGAACCTCTTCTGGGCCTTCATCTATAACGTTGGGCTGATCCCTGTGGCTGCAACCGGCTTCATGAACCCTATTTTAGCGGCGGTCGCGATGGCTCTTAGCTCAGTCACAGTTGTCACCAACTCTTTGACGCTGAGGCGGTTCAACCCTAAACGCTGGAAGGGACACCTATCGCACAAAACTAGGAGGATTAAGGAGGTGAATGAGGAGAGAATGGCAGTCGACCCCGTCTGCAAGATGACGGTAAAAGAAAGCCCTAAAGCCATACAATCAAACTACAAGGGAAAGACGTACTACTTCTGTAACCCTGGCTGCAAGGCTGAGTTTGACAAGAACCCGGGTAAATACGCGTAA
- a CDS encoding trypsin-like peptidase domain-containing protein, with protein sequence MVSKGLLALIVILVIILAVGFLLGPSVLKMPGGTPLIGGSNSSVTTVSSTQSVTVTTVVATTTVTTTLSGEGSMTPVDLFKKVEGSVVAVLVTLPNGSAQGSGFVYDDQGHIVTNNHVVDSAQSISVAFLDGTSVSAKIVGTDVYGDLAVISIPDQTHSLKPVPLGDSSSLQVGQQVAAIGNPFGLSGSMSLGIVSQLGRSTTGTGGYLLIDLVQTDAAVNPGNSGGPLLNMQGQVIGVNTMIFTQSGASEGVGLAIPSNTVKRIADSLIKTGVYKHPWVGIQGLDITPDVAKAMSLSEAKGFLVLSVLPNSPAAKAGLKGSDRQVTVNGQSIPVGGDVIVGIDNITTRDLNDLLLYTERNKSPGDTITLKIIRDGKEMSVNIVLGERPQPTG encoded by the coding sequence ATGGTCTCTAAAGGTCTTCTTGCACTAATAGTTATTCTCGTTATAATTCTTGCAGTAGGCTTTCTGCTCGGCCCTAGTGTTCTCAAGATGCCAGGTGGAACCCCCTTGATTGGAGGCAGCAACAGTAGCGTAACCACTGTTTCATCGACTCAATCGGTTACTGTGACTACAGTTGTTGCCACTACGACTGTGACAACAACTTTGAGTGGAGAAGGCTCTATGACTCCTGTTGACCTGTTCAAGAAGGTTGAGGGCTCAGTGGTAGCTGTACTTGTGACCCTTCCAAACGGGTCAGCCCAAGGATCCGGCTTCGTTTACGATGATCAGGGACATATCGTCACCAATAATCATGTTGTGGATAGCGCGCAGAGCATTTCAGTAGCTTTCCTCGACGGCACCTCTGTATCCGCCAAGATCGTAGGAACCGATGTGTACGGCGATTTAGCTGTCATAAGTATACCTGATCAGACGCATTCTTTGAAACCTGTACCCTTAGGTGACTCCAGCTCGCTTCAGGTCGGTCAGCAGGTCGCGGCGATAGGTAACCCGTTCGGTCTCAGCGGCTCAATGAGCCTAGGTATAGTTAGTCAGCTCGGCAGAAGCACTACCGGCACCGGCGGATATTTGTTGATTGATCTTGTTCAGACTGATGCGGCTGTTAATCCTGGGAACTCAGGTGGCCCGTTGCTCAATATGCAGGGACAAGTTATCGGCGTCAATACTATGATCTTCACTCAGTCGGGTGCTTCGGAAGGCGTTGGCCTAGCTATTCCTTCGAACACTGTTAAGCGCATTGCGGACTCGCTTATCAAGACCGGTGTATACAAGCATCCATGGGTTGGTATTCAGGGCTTGGACATAACTCCCGATGTGGCTAAGGCGATGAGCCTGTCTGAGGCGAAGGGCTTCTTAGTTCTCTCAGTGTTGCCGAACAGTCCTGCTGCGAAGGCTGGGCTTAAAGGAAGCGACAGGCAGGTGACTGTTAACGGGCAGAGTATTCCTGTAGGTGGAGATGTAATCGTCGGCATCGACAATATTACCACTCGGGATCTGAATGACCTTCTTCTCTACACTGAGCGTAACAAGAGCCCCGGCGATACAATAACTTTGAAGATTATCCGCGACGGCAAAGAAATGTCGGTTAACATAGTGCTAGGCGAAAGACCTCAGCCCACAGGGTAA
- a CDS encoding PFL family protein produces MIHLNKLNIRTVTLGINLLDCVDRDYDAMKSRIYSKVTTVAEHLLDEAKDVEYRYGIPIVNKRLSVTPVALLLESAVAGLTPDEAVSRAIGIAETLNRAAEKVGVDYLGGYGAIVQKGWTGGDIALINSIPKALSSTERVCSCVNIAESRTGINVDAALKMGEVIHETAELTKSRNGVGCAKLGVYINAPPDTPFMPGAYHGVGEAEATLNVGISGPGVIRVIVEKSEDLDFRALAEKIKRASFKITRVGELIGREVAKRLNAKFGIVDLSLAPTPAEGESIANIIEAMGIDYCGAPGSTAALALLTDAVKKGGSMATSFVGGMSGAFIPVSEDSGMVEAAEKGALSIEKLEAMTSVCSVGLDMVTIPGDTSVETIAAIILDEMAIGMINNKPLGVRIIPVPGKKAGDHVDFGGLLGSSVVMPVNRFSSARFVRRGGQIPSPIRSLTG; encoded by the coding sequence ATGATTCATCTCAACAAGCTAAACATCCGCACCGTTACGCTCGGCATCAATCTGCTTGACTGCGTCGACCGAGATTACGACGCTATGAAGTCCCGCATCTACTCAAAGGTAACCACAGTGGCTGAGCATCTGCTCGACGAAGCTAAAGATGTTGAGTACAGATACGGGATACCCATCGTAAACAAACGGCTCTCAGTTACACCTGTAGCGCTTCTACTCGAATCCGCTGTCGCTGGACTAACCCCTGATGAGGCTGTGTCACGCGCAATCGGCATCGCTGAAACGTTGAACCGCGCCGCTGAAAAGGTCGGGGTGGATTACCTCGGAGGATACGGCGCTATAGTCCAGAAAGGCTGGACAGGCGGCGATATCGCTCTCATCAACTCTATCCCCAAAGCTCTGAGCTCTACTGAACGAGTCTGCTCCTGCGTAAACATAGCTGAGAGCAGAACCGGAATCAATGTTGACGCGGCGTTGAAGATGGGCGAAGTCATCCATGAGACCGCTGAGCTGACTAAGAGCAGAAACGGCGTCGGCTGCGCCAAACTCGGCGTCTACATTAATGCGCCACCCGACACACCTTTCATGCCCGGTGCTTACCACGGGGTCGGAGAGGCTGAGGCGACCCTTAACGTCGGAATCAGCGGACCAGGTGTAATTCGAGTGATTGTGGAGAAGAGTGAAGATCTCGATTTCAGGGCTTTGGCTGAGAAGATTAAGCGAGCCTCCTTCAAGATTACGCGTGTAGGGGAGCTGATTGGCCGCGAGGTTGCGAAGCGGTTGAACGCAAAGTTCGGTATAGTTGATCTCTCTCTTGCTCCTACACCCGCTGAAGGTGAGAGCATTGCAAACATTATCGAGGCAATGGGCATTGATTACTGCGGAGCGCCTGGCTCTACAGCGGCTCTGGCCTTGCTGACTGATGCTGTGAAGAAGGGTGGAAGCATGGCCACCTCGTTTGTCGGCGGCATGAGCGGAGCATTCATCCCTGTCAGCGAAGACTCGGGGATGGTTGAAGCGGCTGAGAAGGGCGCTTTATCGATTGAGAAGCTCGAGGCAATGACCTCGGTCTGCTCAGTAGGGCTCGACATGGTGACGATACCGGGAGATACATCTGTAGAGACAATTGCCGCCATCATCTTAGACGAAATGGCCATTGGAATGATTAACAACAAACCGCTGGGCGTCCGCATAATACCGGTACCGGGTAAGAAAGCAGGTGATCACGTGGACTTCGGAGGTCTCCTAGGTTCAAGCGTAGTTATGCCTGTTAACAGATTCAGCTCAGCGAGATTCGTGAGACGAGGCGGTCAAATCCCGTCGCCCATACGTAGCCTCACAGGTTGA
- a CDS encoding helix-turn-helix domain-containing protein yields MNEATPKLLPEELAVKSALPALRASIAKELMEKHGMTQTQIADLLGVTQTAVSYYLRDKRGFGAKDSVQEEEVRKTITEIALMLAQKEVNRRAVATKFTEALLYIRRHRLLCNVHKQFEPQLDLSACDVCDTS; encoded by the coding sequence ATGAACGAAGCAACACCGAAACTTTTACCTGAAGAACTAGCTGTAAAATCGGCCCTCCCCGCGTTACGGGCGAGTATAGCCAAAGAGCTGATGGAGAAGCATGGGATGACACAAACCCAGATAGCTGATCTACTAGGAGTAACTCAGACGGCAGTAAGTTACTATCTACGTGATAAACGAGGCTTCGGCGCCAAAGACTCAGTGCAGGAGGAAGAGGTAAGAAAAACCATCACAGAAATCGCGTTGATGCTCGCACAGAAAGAAGTCAATCGAAGAGCAGTAGCCACAAAATTCACTGAAGCCCTCCTCTACATCAGAAGACACAGACTCCTATGCAACGTCCACAAACAGTTCGAACCCCAACTAGACCTCTCAGCCTGCGACGTCTGCGACACCTCCTAA
- a CDS encoding AsnC family transcriptional regulator: protein MPLTLDRIDTAILKALNEDGRRSYRQISKMTGVSTPTVESRVRRMMEVGLIKKISPVFDLDKVMEGLTALVTFRVEDATLSETAAKLAEAEEVRSVFMTTGGSNLMLRLVLNNAKELQDFISSRTRELGNLQVISSQIITKTVKDEQGVVIKSGLGVPITCDYCSGEVTGKPFKLKVGYGERYFCCKTCLASYKEKYGSRIRSLAKQQQQQPHLHSS, encoded by the coding sequence ATGCCTTTAACGCTCGACAGGATTGACACAGCGATACTGAAAGCATTGAACGAGGATGGGAGACGATCATATCGTCAGATCTCGAAGATGACAGGCGTCAGCACCCCAACAGTCGAGTCGAGAGTTCGACGAATGATGGAAGTCGGACTCATCAAGAAGATATCACCGGTCTTTGATCTAGATAAAGTGATGGAGGGATTAACTGCATTAGTTACCTTCCGGGTCGAGGATGCGACTCTTTCAGAGACTGCAGCGAAACTTGCAGAGGCGGAGGAGGTTAGAAGCGTCTTCATGACAACAGGCGGAAGCAACCTGATGCTTAGACTAGTGCTGAACAACGCGAAAGAGCTTCAAGACTTCATCTCGTCAAGAACCAGAGAGCTCGGCAACCTGCAGGTAATCTCCAGTCAAATCATCACTAAAACAGTAAAGGATGAGCAGGGCGTTGTAATCAAGAGCGGCCTCGGCGTGCCAATCACCTGCGACTACTGCAGCGGCGAGGTCACAGGGAAACCGTTTAAACTCAAAGTAGGCTACGGTGAACGATACTTCTGCTGCAAAACCTGTCTCGCATCCTACAAGGAGAAGTACGGCTCACGCATTCGCTCCCTCGCAAAACAGCAACAACAGCAACCTCATCTACACAGCAGTTGA
- a CDS encoding site-specific DNA-methyltransferase has translation MKQHLNAGSADVVVTSPPYNIGIRYSTHRDTLPREDYLGWMEEVAVCVKQVLSGSGSFFLNVGNTPRDQWIAWDVAQILRRHFVLQNVIHWVKSIAINKSDVGSYSNISGDIAVGHFKPIVSNRFLNDCHEYIFHFTKSGDVKLDKLATGVPYQDKTNIGRWKRARADRRDRGNTWFIPYETIQSRSERPHPSTFPIKLPEMCIRLHGLRDDLLVLDPFLGIGSTAVASMRLGISFVGFDIDKNYLDEAAAKLRAEASSSTAV, from the coding sequence ATGAAGCAGCATCTGAATGCCGGCTCGGCGGATGTTGTGGTCACTTCACCTCCTTACAACATTGGTATACGTTACTCGACGCACCGAGACACTCTTCCGAGAGAGGATTACCTTGGATGGATGGAGGAGGTTGCTGTATGCGTCAAACAGGTTTTATCGGGGAGCGGCTCCTTTTTCCTAAACGTCGGAAACACTCCGCGTGATCAATGGATAGCTTGGGATGTTGCGCAGATCCTGCGGAGACACTTCGTTCTGCAAAACGTGATTCACTGGGTCAAATCGATTGCTATCAATAAATCTGACGTGGGGAGCTACTCTAACATCTCTGGGGACATTGCGGTAGGCCACTTTAAACCGATTGTGAGCAACCGCTTCCTGAACGACTGCCATGAGTACATCTTTCACTTCACCAAATCCGGGGATGTTAAGCTGGATAAGCTGGCTACAGGTGTCCCGTATCAGGATAAGACTAACATTGGCCGCTGGAAACGAGCTAGGGCAGATAGACGGGATAGGGGAAACACTTGGTTCATTCCTTACGAAACGATTCAAAGTAGAAGCGAGAGGCCGCATCCGTCGACCTTTCCCATTAAGCTGCCTGAGATGTGCATCAGACTTCACGGCCTGCGTGACGATCTGCTGGTTCTAGACCCGTTCCTCGGAATAGGTTCTACTGCTGTTGCCTCAATGCGGCTAGGCATCTCATTCGTAGGTTTTGATATCGACAAGAACTACTTGGACGAGGCGGCTGCGAAGCTCCGGGCTGAGGCGTCCTCTTCAACTGCTGTGTAG
- a CDS encoding Hsp20/alpha crystallin family protein: MNVEKSRKKKAEVAPSRIDIAGSSELSREVDSIFNQFRRSFEDLLSPLLPTTTSSTLTSSSELRIRHPPVDLVDHGDHYSVLAELPGFTKDMVDVQVNKDVIEVSAERKHEGEAKDRDYLHRERAYSALQRTITFPEEIVPEKVEGTMENGVLQLTIPKKEPGPEERMRKIQLK; the protein is encoded by the coding sequence ATGAATGTCGAGAAGTCGCGTAAGAAGAAGGCTGAGGTTGCTCCTTCAAGAATTGACATTGCAGGGTCGTCAGAGCTGTCCAGAGAAGTTGATTCGATATTCAACCAGTTTAGGAGATCTTTTGAGGATCTTCTGAGCCCACTGCTACCTACAACGACATCGTCAACCTTAACATCGTCTTCGGAACTTCGAATTAGGCATCCGCCTGTTGATCTGGTGGATCACGGTGATCACTATTCTGTATTGGCTGAGCTTCCCGGTTTCACTAAGGACATGGTTGATGTGCAGGTAAACAAAGATGTAATTGAGGTCAGCGCCGAAAGGAAACATGAGGGCGAAGCGAAGGACCGGGACTATCTTCACCGAGAACGGGCCTACTCAGCCTTACAACGAACTATCACCTTTCCAGAAGAAATAGTTCCAGAAAAAGTAGAAGGCACGATGGAGAACGGAGTCCTACAACTCACTATCCCTAAGAAGGAGCCGGGCCCGGAGGAAAGGATGCGTAAGATACAGCTAAAGTAG
- a CDS encoding Hsp20/alpha crystallin family protein gives MSEDFPGRPRRRRLPFFSPFDRELEDYFEEMDRYFEEAFRDIQENVPKDLVRERELPGGGKVREMGPFVYGYSVTVGPDGKPVVREFGNIKPSLLGKEPPIELSEKREPLVDVLDEKDQVRIIAELPGVEKENINLHLEDKSLVISVETPRKYYKKVELPTEVKAESIKANYKNGILEISIKKTGAEKPRGQKIKIE, from the coding sequence ATGTCCGAAGATTTTCCAGGACGGCCACGTAGAAGACGTCTCCCATTCTTCTCACCCTTCGACAGAGAACTGGAGGATTATTTCGAAGAGATGGACAGGTACTTTGAAGAAGCGTTCAGAGACATTCAAGAAAACGTGCCGAAAGACCTCGTCAGAGAACGTGAGCTCCCCGGCGGAGGCAAAGTCCGTGAAATGGGTCCCTTCGTCTACGGGTACTCGGTTACAGTCGGGCCTGACGGCAAACCAGTGGTTCGTGAATTCGGGAACATCAAGCCTTCTCTACTAGGAAAAGAACCACCTATTGAGCTAAGCGAGAAGCGTGAACCACTAGTAGATGTCTTAGACGAAAAGGATCAGGTAAGGATCATCGCAGAGCTGCCTGGCGTCGAGAAGGAGAACATAAATCTGCATCTCGAAGACAAATCACTAGTAATCTCAGTAGAAACGCCGAGGAAGTACTACAAGAAGGTCGAATTGCCCACCGAGGTTAAAGCAGAGAGCATCAAAGCCAACTACAAGAACGGGATACTAGAGATCTCGATCAAGAAAACCGGCGCCGAAAAGCCTCGAGGCCAAAAAATCAAAATAGAGTAA
- a CDS encoding ACT domain-containing protein, giving the protein MGDERIIVTALGRDRVGIVAGISAVLAEHNANIIELTSAEMGGSFVMVMLIDISKANLKMADLQNVLKQKGEELGVQVTAQHEDVFRYMHRI; this is encoded by the coding sequence GTGGGCGATGAGCGGATAATCGTCACCGCGCTTGGGCGTGACCGCGTAGGTATTGTTGCAGGGATATCGGCGGTTCTAGCTGAGCATAATGCCAACATCATAGAGCTTACCTCGGCTGAGATGGGCGGCTCCTTCGTTATGGTTATGCTGATAGATATCTCAAAGGCTAATTTGAAGATGGCTGATCTGCAGAACGTGCTCAAACAGAAGGGTGAGGAGCTAGGCGTCCAAGTTACAGCGCAGCATGAAGACGTCTTTCGATACATGCACCGCATCTAG
- a CDS encoding DUF4443 domain-containing protein — translation MGRTLLARLLGTGSGAVRTLINDLDKEKILTVEPTGCRLTEKGFKLYEQIVEKIPLITQLDAGRLSVARCDAGAIVKNASSQLRLGIEQRDAAVRVGAKGATTLIFQERRFEIPMGSRDCAHDYPDEVWDRLASAFKPENGDVIVVSSADDSDTALYGALAGALALLEKA, via the coding sequence TTGGGTCGGACTCTCTTGGCTCGTCTTCTTGGAACAGGGTCTGGTGCTGTCCGGACGCTGATTAACGATCTGGATAAAGAAAAGATTCTTACTGTCGAACCGACGGGTTGCCGGCTAACTGAGAAGGGGTTCAAGTTGTATGAGCAGATTGTTGAAAAGATTCCTTTGATCACTCAGTTAGATGCTGGTCGGCTCTCAGTGGCTAGGTGTGATGCCGGTGCTATAGTGAAAAATGCATCTAGTCAGCTTCGACTTGGGATTGAGCAAAGAGATGCTGCGGTGCGCGTAGGTGCAAAAGGTGCGACTACACTGATCTTTCAAGAAAGACGGTTCGAGATACCGATGGGGAGCCGGGACTGCGCTCACGACTATCCTGACGAGGTCTGGGATAGATTAGCGTCAGCATTCAAGCCGGAGAACGGGGATGTGATCGTGGTCAGTAGCGCAGATGATTCTGATACAGCTCTTTACGGTGCATTAGCTGGAGCACTAGCCCTATTGGAGAAGGCCTAA
- a CDS encoding ArsR family transcriptional regulator: MFEEPSDEEYRILDLLGNETRRRILLLLAQEPRYFIQLSRDLGISQQAILKHLELLERAGFVSPYSAKSDLPAPKRKYYRLNRSIYMSIGITEDDVSIRLRDIAPNQDEAKRSFKDAAPPETIDESDGGDQELSDFLRSSRDMLKRLDERVGELERHKVSLLKLRQTVMRRVHDAVRSNFEDPLERSILYSFVTSDDALDIASLSERLNVREREVERSLEELRRRLALSLD; the protein is encoded by the coding sequence ATGTTCGAAGAGCCCTCCGATGAGGAGTATCGTATACTTGATCTTCTAGGTAATGAAACTCGGCGCAGGATTCTTCTACTACTTGCTCAGGAGCCCCGCTACTTTATCCAGCTTTCCCGGGATCTCGGGATAAGTCAGCAGGCGATTCTGAAGCATCTTGAGCTCCTTGAGAGAGCCGGTTTCGTCAGCCCGTATAGTGCGAAGAGCGATCTTCCGGCGCCGAAGAGGAAGTACTACCGGTTGAACCGCTCCATCTACATGTCGATTGGAATTACTGAGGACGACGTCAGCATTAGGTTGAGAGACATCGCCCCTAATCAGGATGAGGCGAAGCGCAGTTTCAAAGACGCGGCGCCCCCTGAGACGATTGATGAGTCTGACGGGGGCGATCAGGAGTTAAGTGATTTTTTGCGGTCTTCACGTGATATGCTCAAGAGGCTCGATGAGCGGGTTGGTGAGCTGGAGCGACATAAAGTTTCGCTTTTGAAGCTTAGACAGACTGTGATGAGACGTGTTCACGATGCTGTTAGATCTAACTTTGAGGACCCTCTTGAGCGAAGCATCTTGTATTCATTCGTGACCTCGGATGATGCTTTGGATATAGCGTCGCTTTCGGAGCGTTTGAATGTGCGGGAGAGAGAGGTTGAGCGGTCTTTAGAGGAGCTTAGGCGGCGTCTCGCCCTGTCTCTGGATTAG